A single window of Agromyces sp. Leaf222 DNA harbors:
- a CDS encoding glycosyl hydrolase 53 family protein: MWNRTTRGRGGVAVAAALGIALTGAALTPAAWAADAANGTADDGPVDAGIFVQKVDGLSPDFVNGVDVSSVLSLEESGVVFRDAAGQPADLFDVLADSGVNTVRIRVWNDPFDASGRGYGGGNVDAARAVEIGERATSAGLSVLVDFHYSDFWADPARQLAPKAWAGLDAPALETALHDYTAETLQSFEDAGVDVTMVQVGNETNNAIAGYTRAGTAIDETFADLIQAGSSAVREVLPDALVAVHFTNPETPNRYATYAAGLAQFGVDYDVFASSYYPYWHGTTANLTAALTQVATTYGKQVMVAETSWAHTLDDGDGYANVIGSGTITDQYPASVQGQATELRDVIAAVSAVGSAGVGVFYWEPAWVPVGPATDAAANAVLWERDGSGWATSAASDYDPVHVGEFHGGSAWDNQALFGFDGTALESLRTFEYARTGAVAPRVITQVGAVEVTATDGSPVVLPSTLDVSYNDGTVEHPAVTWSSALSWIRGPGEYAIPGTTASGLKVTATVTVLAKNFVVDHSFEAADHGAWTFGGYAWPNPTSDAPDGGTAVTFWNGSAYQASATQTITGVPAGTYSLQATTQGTNSPATDSRVLSATTSAGTWSAPMQFTAWNEFHTATAPSVVVGSDGVVTVSAVFSLSGGAWGVFDDVRLVRVEPATTVRTKLLDVALAGAARLDRDRFTAASVARLDDAVAVGEVVLAGSRATQRDVVLATAVIAKAVLQLKRVK, translated from the coding sequence ATGTGGAACCGAACGACGAGAGGGCGCGGAGGCGTCGCGGTCGCCGCGGCGCTCGGCATCGCCCTGACCGGGGCGGCGCTGACGCCCGCGGCGTGGGCGGCCGACGCCGCGAACGGAACAGCCGACGACGGCCCGGTCGACGCCGGCATCTTCGTGCAGAAGGTCGACGGGCTCTCGCCCGACTTCGTGAACGGCGTCGACGTGTCGTCGGTGCTCTCGCTCGAGGAGAGCGGGGTGGTGTTCCGGGATGCCGCTGGGCAGCCGGCCGACCTGTTCGACGTGCTCGCCGACAGCGGCGTGAACACCGTGCGCATCCGCGTGTGGAACGACCCGTTCGACGCCTCGGGTCGCGGCTACGGCGGCGGCAACGTCGATGCGGCGCGCGCCGTCGAGATCGGCGAGCGCGCGACCTCCGCGGGTCTCAGCGTGCTCGTGGACTTCCACTACTCGGACTTCTGGGCCGACCCCGCCCGCCAGCTCGCGCCCAAGGCGTGGGCCGGGCTCGACGCACCTGCGCTCGAGACGGCGCTGCACGACTACACGGCCGAGACGCTGCAGTCCTTCGAGGACGCGGGCGTCGACGTGACGATGGTGCAGGTCGGCAATGAGACGAACAACGCCATCGCCGGGTACACGCGCGCGGGCACCGCGATCGACGAGACGTTCGCCGACCTGATCCAGGCCGGCAGCAGCGCGGTGCGCGAGGTGCTGCCCGACGCGCTCGTGGCCGTGCACTTCACGAACCCCGAGACGCCGAACCGGTATGCGACCTACGCCGCCGGCCTCGCGCAGTTCGGCGTCGACTACGACGTGTTCGCAAGCTCGTACTACCCGTACTGGCACGGCACGACGGCGAACCTCACCGCGGCGCTGACCCAGGTCGCGACGACCTACGGCAAGCAGGTCATGGTCGCCGAGACGTCATGGGCGCACACCCTCGACGACGGCGACGGATACGCCAACGTCATCGGGTCGGGAACGATCACCGACCAGTACCCGGCGAGCGTGCAGGGCCAGGCGACCGAACTCCGCGACGTGATCGCAGCCGTCTCGGCCGTGGGCTCGGCGGGCGTCGGCGTCTTCTACTGGGAGCCCGCGTGGGTTCCGGTCGGGCCGGCGACGGATGCCGCGGCGAACGCCGTGCTCTGGGAACGCGACGGATCGGGATGGGCCACCTCGGCCGCATCCGACTACGACCCCGTGCACGTCGGCGAGTTCCACGGCGGATCCGCGTGGGACAACCAGGCCCTCTTCGGCTTCGACGGGACGGCACTCGAGTCGCTGCGCACGTTCGAGTACGCGCGCACGGGTGCGGTCGCGCCGCGCGTGATCACGCAGGTCGGCGCGGTCGAGGTCACCGCGACCGACGGCTCGCCCGTCGTGCTGCCGTCGACCCTCGACGTGTCGTACAACGACGGCACGGTCGAGCACCCCGCCGTGACGTGGAGCAGCGCCCTGTCGTGGATCCGCGGTCCGGGCGAGTACGCGATCCCGGGCACGACCGCCTCCGGGCTGAAGGTCACGGCGACGGTCACCGTGCTCGCGAAGAACTTCGTGGTGGACCACAGCTTCGAGGCCGCCGACCACGGCGCATGGACCTTCGGCGGATATGCATGGCCGAACCCGACGTCGGATGCCCCCGACGGCGGCACCGCCGTGACCTTCTGGAACGGTTCCGCGTACCAGGCCTCGGCGACCCAGACCATCACGGGCGTGCCCGCCGGAACCTACTCGCTGCAGGCGACGACGCAGGGCACGAACAGCCCGGCCACCGACTCGCGCGTGCTCTCGGCGACGACCTCGGCCGGCACGTGGAGCGCCCCGATGCAGTTCACAGCGTGGAACGAGTTCCACACCGCGACTGCGCCCTCGGTCGTCGTCGGCAGCGACGGGGTCGTCACCGTCTCGGCCGTGTTCTCGCTGAGCGGCGGGGCATGGGGCGTGTTCGACGACGTGCGACTCGTGCGCGTCGAGCCCGCCACGACCGTGCGCACGAAGCTGCTCGACGTCGCCCTCGCGGGCGCGGCGCGCCTCGATCGCGACCGGTTCACCGCGGCATCCGTCGCCAGGCTCGACGACGCGGTCGCCGTGGGCGAGGTCGTGCTCGCGGGGTCGCGCGCCACCCAGCGCGACGTCGTGCTCGCGACCGCCGTCATCGCGAAGGCGGTGCTGCAGCTGAAGCGGGTGAAGTAG
- a CDS encoding beta-galactosidase: MPLQTARFTVAHEPWAEPLTRPAMGTEVDRHERISLTNRYVEQRGVPVIPVSGELHYSRIPRAEWSERLRLMRAGGVTVVASYLIWNHHEPVQGEISFEGHLDAAAFVRTAADAGLDVVLRIGPWIHGETRNGGFPDWVQQAPVAHRTDDPGYLALVEPWFAALGEQLAPLCGPSSNVIAIQLDNELYDQPGHLTTLKAIARRHGLVAPIYTATAWGGAELPDGEVLPLYGGYGDGFWVDADHDWDTTFREHFFFSHTWDDPGIGADLRAHPGIGRRPETPRLPSASFPAATCELGGGMATAYHRRPLLGGADIAAVANTKIGNGSGWQGYYMYAGGMNPAPGLQESHATDYPNDLPEFDYDFHAPIGAAGRLGPSHAALRRQHAFLAAFGDRLAPMPSTLPAHHPTNVDDTETLRWALRSDGASGWLFITWQQPHVPLAPVHDVQFEVALVRTRTSESTGPDAAAAPLGDDDARAGSLVLPHEPVTVAPGTIARWPLHLELGGVHLDWATASPLTVLPATGPALGADGPLDALPPTLVLVAEAGIPVELATAAELLGVFAAEPPAEAAGATSDVASPAPGILRVDASQPLRVELAQGDGRLTVLVLPAASADDVWVLEASGDRRLALSADALFESADGWIAARAAERPEVREYLPLLGRFEPLVVAAEADGSPGSAGSATGTASGTGSGTGSGTGSGGRVATGAPTPGEAPPASFGERHGRASAPSRAEVARHGTAWTFWLPERGSASRTLEIEWAGDVARLEVDGLVVADRFWDGTTWIIGLDALDLAPDSELTLRIVPLHAAASVHLPEGAATRRAAAATEAPGAPLVSLGSVRLVEAPLWLEQP, translated from the coding sequence ATGCCTTTGCAGACCGCGCGGTTCACCGTGGCGCACGAGCCGTGGGCCGAGCCGCTCACGCGCCCCGCGATGGGCACCGAGGTCGACCGGCACGAGCGCATCTCGCTCACGAACCGCTACGTCGAGCAGCGCGGCGTGCCCGTGATCCCGGTCTCGGGCGAGCTGCACTACAGCCGCATCCCCCGCGCGGAGTGGAGCGAGCGCCTGCGCCTCATGCGCGCGGGCGGCGTGACGGTCGTCGCCTCGTACCTCATCTGGAACCACCACGAGCCCGTGCAGGGCGAGATCAGCTTCGAGGGCCACCTCGACGCGGCCGCCTTCGTGCGCACGGCGGCCGACGCCGGCCTCGACGTCGTGCTGCGCATCGGCCCGTGGATCCACGGCGAGACCCGCAACGGCGGGTTCCCCGATTGGGTGCAGCAGGCGCCGGTCGCCCACCGCACCGACGACCCCGGCTACCTCGCGCTCGTCGAGCCCTGGTTCGCCGCGCTCGGCGAGCAGCTGGCGCCGCTCTGCGGTCCGTCGAGCAACGTCATCGCGATCCAACTCGACAACGAGCTCTACGACCAGCCCGGCCACCTCACCACGCTCAAGGCGATCGCGCGCCGGCACGGGCTCGTCGCCCCGATCTACACGGCCACCGCCTGGGGTGGCGCCGAGCTGCCCGACGGCGAGGTGCTCCCCCTCTACGGCGGCTACGGCGACGGCTTCTGGGTCGACGCCGACCACGACTGGGACACGACGTTCCGCGAGCACTTCTTCTTCTCCCACACGTGGGACGACCCCGGCATCGGCGCCGACCTGCGCGCGCACCCCGGCATCGGCCGCCGCCCCGAGACGCCGCGCCTGCCCTCGGCCTCCTTCCCGGCCGCGACCTGCGAGCTCGGCGGCGGCATGGCGACCGCCTACCACCGGCGCCCGCTGCTCGGCGGCGCCGACATCGCGGCCGTCGCCAACACCAAGATCGGCAACGGCTCGGGCTGGCAGGGCTACTACATGTACGCCGGCGGCATGAACCCGGCACCCGGCCTGCAGGAGTCGCACGCGACCGACTACCCCAACGACCTTCCCGAGTTCGACTACGACTTCCATGCGCCGATCGGTGCGGCGGGGCGCCTCGGCCCGAGCCACGCCGCGCTCCGCCGCCAGCACGCGTTCCTCGCCGCGTTCGGCGACCGGCTCGCCCCCATGCCCTCGACCCTGCCGGCGCACCACCCGACGAACGTCGACGACACCGAGACGCTGCGCTGGGCATTGCGCAGCGACGGGGCATCCGGCTGGCTGTTCATCACCTGGCAGCAGCCGCACGTGCCGCTCGCGCCCGTGCACGACGTGCAGTTCGAGGTGGCGCTCGTCCGCACCCGCACATCCGAGTCCACTGGTCCGGATGCCGCGGCGGCGCCGCTCGGCGACGACGACGCACGTGCCGGCTCGCTCGTGCTGCCGCACGAACCCGTCACCGTCGCGCCCGGCACCATCGCCCGCTGGCCGCTGCACCTCGAGCTCGGCGGCGTGCACCTCGACTGGGCGACCGCGTCACCGCTCACGGTGCTGCCCGCCACCGGCCCCGCGCTCGGCGCCGACGGCCCGCTCGACGCGCTGCCGCCGACCCTCGTGCTCGTCGCCGAGGCCGGCATCCCCGTCGAGCTCGCGACGGCGGCCGAGCTGCTCGGCGTGTTCGCCGCCGAGCCGCCCGCTGAGGCCGCGGGCGCCACCTCGGACGTCGCCTCACCGGCCCCCGGCATCCTGCGCGTCGACGCCTCGCAGCCGCTGCGCGTCGAACTCGCGCAGGGCGACGGCCGGCTCACGGTGCTCGTGCTGCCCGCGGCATCCGCCGACGACGTGTGGGTGCTGGAGGCGAGCGGCGACCGCCGGCTCGCGCTCTCGGCCGACGCCCTGTTCGAGAGCGCCGACGGCTGGATCGCCGCCCGCGCCGCCGAGCGCCCCGAGGTGCGAGAGTACCTGCCGCTGCTCGGGCGGTTCGAGCCGCTCGTCGTGGCGGCCGAGGCCGACGGCTCGCCGGGGAGCGCCGGGAGCGCTACGGGCACCGCCTCGGGCACCGGCTCGGGCACCGGCTCGGGCACCGGCTCGGGCGGGCGCGTCGCGACCGGCGCCCCGACCCCCGGCGAGGCCCCGCCCGCGAGCTTCGGCGAGCGCCACGGACGCGCCTCGGCACCCTCGAGGGCCGAGGTCGCACGACACGGCACGGCGTGGACGTTCTGGCTGCCCGAGCGCGGCAGTGCGAGCCGCACCCTCGAGATCGAGTGGGCCGGCGACGTCGCCCGCCTCGAGGTCGACGGCCTCGTCGTCGCCGATCGCTTCTGGGACGGCACGACCTGGATCATCGGACTCGACGCCCTCGACCTCGCACCCGACTCGGAGCTGACGCTGCGCATCGTGCCGCTGCACGCCGCGGCATCCGTGCACCTGCCCGAGGGCGCCGCCACCCGACGCGCCGCTGCCGCGACCGAAGCACCCGGCGCACCGCTCGTCTCGCTCGGGTCCGTGCGACTCGTCGAGGCCCCGCTCTGGCTGGAACAGCCGTGA
- a CDS encoding ABC transporter substrate-binding protein has product MRSTIRTGAVAAIAAAALILTGCSADSASEGTADDPIELTYWAWAPNLDKVVDLWNSEHPEIQVTVNKQDGGDPAITKLLTAIKAGSGAPDLIQAEYQKIPTLVASDALADIAGSVGDDVAGQFPDGVWQSVTLGGDAVYAVPQDTGPMMFFYRADLFEQYGLTVPTTWDEYAETARALHAADPTKYLGTFSANDAGWFAGLSQQAKAEWWSIDGDSWGVGIDEEPTQTVASYWGGLVAEGAIDNKPMYTPEWNAGLNDGTQVGWLGAVWGPGVLSGNAPDTAGLWEAATLPTWDGDVSNGNWGGSSTAVTSQSENVDAATEFATWLNTDPEAVASLVEQTGIYPAATDAAASVLTEAPEFFSNQPDFYDVAAEAAQAVAPFTYGPNVNVAFSAYNDEFAKAAEAKTVDAFLAAVTAMQKTTIDDLKAGGFAVSE; this is encoded by the coding sequence ATGCGTTCCACAATCCGTACGGGTGCGGTCGCCGCCATCGCCGCCGCCGCGCTCATCTTGACCGGCTGCTCGGCCGACAGCGCATCGGAGGGCACCGCCGACGACCCGATCGAGCTCACCTACTGGGCCTGGGCGCCCAACCTCGACAAGGTCGTCGACCTCTGGAACTCCGAGCACCCCGAGATCCAGGTCACCGTCAACAAGCAGGACGGCGGCGACCCCGCCATCACCAAGCTCCTGACCGCGATCAAGGCCGGCAGCGGCGCACCCGACCTGATCCAGGCCGAGTACCAGAAGATCCCGACGCTCGTCGCCTCCGACGCGCTCGCCGACATCGCCGGATCCGTCGGCGACGACGTGGCCGGCCAGTTCCCCGACGGGGTCTGGCAGTCCGTCACGCTCGGTGGCGACGCCGTGTACGCCGTGCCGCAGGACACCGGCCCCATGATGTTCTTCTACCGCGCCGACCTGTTCGAGCAGTACGGCCTCACCGTGCCCACCACGTGGGACGAGTACGCCGAGACCGCACGTGCGCTGCACGCCGCAGACCCCACCAAGTACCTCGGCACCTTCTCGGCCAACGACGCCGGCTGGTTCGCCGGCCTCTCGCAGCAGGCGAAGGCCGAGTGGTGGTCGATCGACGGCGACAGCTGGGGCGTCGGCATCGACGAGGAGCCCACGCAGACGGTCGCCTCGTACTGGGGCGGACTCGTCGCCGAAGGCGCGATCGACAACAAGCCGATGTACACGCCCGAGTGGAACGCCGGACTCAACGACGGCACCCAGGTCGGCTGGCTCGGCGCCGTCTGGGGCCCCGGCGTGCTCTCGGGCAACGCCCCCGACACGGCCGGCCTCTGGGAGGCCGCGACCCTGCCCACGTGGGACGGCGACGTCTCCAACGGCAACTGGGGCGGATCGTCCACGGCCGTCACCTCGCAGTCCGAGAACGTCGACGCCGCGACCGAGTTCGCGACCTGGCTGAACACCGACCCCGAGGCCGTCGCCTCGCTCGTCGAGCAGACCGGCATCTACCCCGCAGCGACGGATGCCGCGGCATCCGTGCTCACCGAGGCGCCCGAGTTCTTCAGCAACCAGCCCGACTTCTACGACGTCGCCGCCGAGGCGGCACAGGCCGTCGCGCCGTTCACCTACGGACCCAACGTCAACGTCGCGTTCAGCGCGTACAACGACGAGTTCGCGAAGGCGGCCGAGGCGAAGACCGTCGACGCGTTCCTCGCCGCGGTCACCGCGATGCAGAAGACGACGATCGACGACCTGAAGGCCGGCGGCTTCGCGGTCTCCGAGTAG
- a CDS encoding carbohydrate ABC transporter permease — MTATVDAPRGDTPPATPAPRHPRAERSPKRRAKGALTPWLMLAPGITLFTVFMAAPILYTFVLSFQKEQVKGLGLGGDSRTREFAGLENYVATFSDPEFLASVGRVLLYGLILVPTMLGLALLFALLLDARRTGAKGFSRVSIFLPYAVPAVISSLLWGFLYLPAVSPFYWIFEQLGWDDVPSLLSPGLVIFAIANIGLWGGVGFNMIVMYTSLKAVPSDIYEAARIDGASEVQIAWRIKVPIIMPALIMTALFSMIATLQVFAEPTTLRPLTNSLSTSWSPLMFVYRDAFTRDDIYSAAATSIIIALATFAISFLFLRVVQRRAFGQED, encoded by the coding sequence ATGACCGCCACGGTCGACGCCCCTCGCGGCGACACCCCGCCGGCCACGCCGGCCCCGCGGCATCCGCGTGCCGAGCGCAGCCCGAAGCGTCGTGCGAAGGGGGCGCTCACGCCGTGGCTGATGCTCGCTCCCGGCATCACGCTCTTCACGGTGTTCATGGCCGCGCCGATCCTGTACACGTTCGTGCTGTCGTTCCAGAAGGAGCAGGTGAAGGGACTCGGCCTCGGCGGCGACTCGCGCACCCGCGAGTTCGCGGGCCTCGAGAACTACGTCGCGACCTTCTCGGACCCCGAGTTCCTGGCGAGCGTCGGCCGCGTGCTGCTCTACGGGCTCATCCTCGTGCCGACCATGCTCGGCCTCGCGCTGCTCTTCGCGCTGCTGCTCGACGCCCGCCGCACCGGCGCGAAGGGATTCAGCCGGGTCTCGATCTTCCTGCCCTACGCGGTGCCTGCGGTCATCTCGTCGCTGCTCTGGGGCTTCCTCTACCTGCCGGCCGTGAGCCCGTTCTACTGGATCTTCGAACAACTCGGCTGGGACGACGTTCCGTCGCTGCTCTCGCCGGGGCTCGTGATCTTCGCGATCGCGAACATCGGGCTGTGGGGCGGCGTCGGCTTCAACATGATCGTGATGTACACCTCGCTCAAGGCGGTGCCGAGCGACATCTACGAGGCCGCGCGCATCGACGGCGCATCCGAGGTGCAGATCGCGTGGCGCATCAAGGTGCCGATCATCATGCCGGCGCTCATCATGACCGCGCTGTTCTCGATGATCGCGACGCTCCAGGTCTTCGCCGAGCCCACCACGCTGCGTCCGCTCACGAACAGCCTCTCGACGAGCTGGTCGCCGCTCATGTTCGTCTACCGCGATGCGTTCACGCGCGACGACATCTACTCCGCCGCGGCCACCTCGATCATCATCGCGCTCGCGACCTTCGCGATCTCGTTCCTCTTCCTCCGCGTCGTGCAGCGACGCGCCTTCGGTCAGGAGGACTGA
- a CDS encoding carbohydrate ABC transporter permease: protein MSVTTETRAALVPDLAGSAGRRAPKDSRVPVAVGSTAVLLLGAVYCLLPVAWVLIASTKDASELFSTFTFAPSTHLWDNIVDLTAYRDGLYWRWMLNTALYAGVGAVISTYISALSGYALAKYVFPGKATVFRILLMGVLVPGVILAIPQYLLLAQVGLTNTYWSVLLPQLISPYGIYLARIYAAAAVPTDIIESARTEGARELFIFHRIALPMMGPGLVTIFLFQFVAVWNNFMLPYIMLGDDRLFPITVGLSGLLNQGASLPSMYTLVITGALLSIVPLIALFLVLQRYWRVDLAAGAVKA, encoded by the coding sequence ATGTCCGTCACCACCGAGACCAGGGCCGCCCTCGTGCCCGACCTCGCCGGCAGCGCCGGGCGACGCGCCCCGAAGGACTCGCGCGTGCCCGTGGCCGTCGGCTCGACCGCCGTGCTGCTGCTCGGCGCCGTCTACTGCCTGCTGCCCGTCGCCTGGGTGCTCATCGCCTCGACGAAGGACGCCTCGGAGCTGTTCTCGACGTTCACGTTCGCGCCGTCGACGCACCTCTGGGACAACATCGTCGACCTCACGGCCTACCGCGACGGCCTGTACTGGCGGTGGATGCTGAACACCGCCCTCTACGCCGGCGTCGGCGCCGTGATCTCGACGTACATCTCGGCGCTGTCGGGCTACGCGCTCGCGAAGTACGTGTTCCCCGGCAAGGCCACGGTGTTCCGCATCCTGCTCATGGGCGTGCTCGTGCCCGGCGTGATCCTCGCGATCCCGCAGTACCTCCTGCTCGCGCAGGTCGGCCTCACGAACACGTACTGGTCGGTGCTGCTGCCGCAGTTGATCAGCCCCTACGGCATCTACCTCGCGCGTATCTACGCGGCCGCCGCCGTGCCGACCGACATCATCGAGTCGGCGCGCACCGAGGGTGCCCGCGAGCTGTTCATCTTCCACCGCATCGCCCTGCCCATGATGGGGCCGGGACTCGTGACGATCTTCCTCTTCCAGTTCGTCGCGGTGTGGAACAACTTCATGCTGCCGTACATCATGCTCGGCGACGACCGGCTGTTCCCGATCACCGTCGGCCTCTCGGGCCTGCTCAACCAGGGCGCGTCGCTGCCGTCGATGTACACGCTCGTCATCACGGGCGCGCTGCTGTCGATCGTGCCGCTCATCGCGCTGTTCCTCGTGCTGCAGCGGTACTGGCGGGTCGACCTCGCCGCCGGCGCGGTCAAGGCGTGA
- a CDS encoding LacI family DNA-binding transcriptional regulator, producing the protein MSEHAPKRRPTIEDVARESGVSRGTVSRVLNGGHWVSPPAREAVEQAIKRTGYRINPHARNLATARANSVAFLLTESHDRLFEDPNFSVLMRSAADALAERDLPLVLLMAGSDDEQRRATDFIMGGHVDGALLVSSHRGREGFLKRLVEAEVPVVSCGVPLGYERRIGFVSADDRDGARDVVSYLRAQGRERVATITGPQDTSGGVGRLEGYREELGSEYDERYVAFGDYSRSSGARAMELLLEQAPDLDAVFAANDMMAAGALDVLKARGRRVPDDVAVAGFDDAPIATRLDPQLTTMRQPFDRIAHEMVRMLLDVFDGRPAGRMTLPTELVVRESA; encoded by the coding sequence GTGAGCGAGCACGCGCCGAAGCGGCGACCGACCATCGAGGATGTCGCGCGCGAGTCCGGCGTCTCGCGGGGCACCGTGTCGCGCGTGCTCAACGGCGGGCACTGGGTGAGCCCGCCCGCGCGCGAGGCGGTCGAGCAGGCCATCAAGCGCACGGGCTACCGCATCAACCCGCACGCCCGAAACCTCGCCACCGCTCGAGCGAACTCGGTGGCGTTCCTGCTCACCGAGTCGCACGACCGCCTGTTCGAGGACCCGAACTTCTCGGTGCTCATGCGCTCGGCGGCCGATGCACTCGCCGAGCGCGACCTGCCGCTCGTGCTGCTCATGGCCGGATCCGACGACGAGCAGCGGCGTGCGACCGACTTCATCATGGGCGGCCACGTCGACGGCGCCCTGCTCGTCTCGTCGCACCGCGGACGCGAGGGGTTCCTCAAGCGCCTCGTCGAGGCCGAGGTTCCGGTCGTCTCGTGCGGCGTGCCGCTCGGCTACGAGCGCCGCATCGGCTTCGTCTCGGCCGACGACCGCGACGGCGCGCGCGACGTCGTGTCGTACCTGCGCGCGCAGGGCCGCGAGCGCGTCGCGACGATCACCGGACCGCAGGACACCTCGGGCGGCGTCGGCCGGCTCGAGGGCTATCGCGAGGAGCTCGGCTCCGAATACGACGAGCGGTACGTCGCGTTCGGCGACTACTCGCGCTCGAGCGGCGCACGCGCCATGGAGCTCCTGCTCGAGCAGGCGCCCGACCTCGACGCCGTCTTCGCCGCGAACGACATGATGGCGGCCGGCGCGCTCGACGTGCTCAAGGCCCGCGGGCGTCGCGTGCCAGACGACGTCGCCGTCGCCGGCTTCGACGACGCCCCCATCGCGACTCGCCTCGACCCCCAGCTGACGACCATGCGCCAGCCCTTCGACCGCATCGCGCACGAGATGGTGCGCATGCTGCTCGACGTGTTCGACGGCCGGCCGGCCGGCCGCATGACCCTGCCGACCGAGCTCGTGGTGCGCGAGTCGGCCTGA
- a CDS encoding CBS domain-containing protein, producing the protein MTLARDLMTPDVTCVKEDQTLVEAARMLRDLDVGALPICGNDDRLKGMLTDRDIVVKCLADGGDPATVTAGSLGEGKPVTIGADDDIREALETMQQHQVRRLPVIDGHDLVGIISQADIALSLSATETAETVAEISED; encoded by the coding sequence ATGACCCTGGCACGCGACCTCATGACCCCCGACGTGACCTGCGTGAAGGAGGATCAGACGCTCGTCGAGGCGGCCAGGATGCTGCGCGACCTCGACGTCGGCGCGCTGCCCATCTGCGGCAACGACGACCGGCTGAAGGGCATGCTCACCGACCGCGACATCGTGGTGAAGTGCCTCGCCGACGGCGGCGACCCCGCCACCGTGACCGCCGGAAGCCTCGGCGAGGGCAAGCCCGTGACGATCGGCGCCGACGACGACATCCGCGAGGCGCTGGAGACGATGCAGCAGCACCAGGTGCGCCGCCTTCCGGTGATCGACGGGCACGACCTCGTCGGCATCATCAGCCAGGCCGACATCGCCCTCTCGCTCTCGGCGACCGAGACCGCCGAGACGGTGGCGGAGATCTCGGAGGACTGA
- a CDS encoding nuclear transport factor 2 family protein, with product MTKHTDLPPDLAREHRIDVAEISWIASKRAAAMRARDADWLAARYVPGAPVIGTTPPVTRIADASRDAVRIWEWFELLQGRIRWSARIEAVELAGDRATCRTIERVSYRVLRGRRVHLTLETTIGLRRDADRWRITSEFAVEVSGRRDRSA from the coding sequence ATGACGAAGCACACCGACCTGCCGCCCGACCTCGCCCGCGAGCACCGCATCGACGTCGCGGAGATCAGCTGGATCGCGTCCAAGCGCGCCGCGGCGATGCGCGCGAGGGACGCCGACTGGCTCGCCGCCCGATACGTGCCGGGCGCGCCCGTGATCGGCACGACCCCGCCCGTCACGCGGATCGCCGACGCGAGCCGCGACGCCGTGCGCATCTGGGAGTGGTTCGAGCTGCTGCAGGGCCGCATCCGCTGGTCGGCGCGCATCGAGGCGGTGGAGCTCGCCGGCGACCGGGCGACGTGCCGCACGATCGAACGCGTGTCGTACCGCGTGCTCAGGGGGCGGCGCGTGCACCTGACCCTCGAGACCACGATCGGGCTGCGCCGCGACGCGGACCGCTGGCGCATCACCTCCGAGTTCGCCGTCGAGGTGAGCGGTCGGCGTGACCGGTCTGCGTGA
- a CDS encoding SDR family NAD(P)-dependent oxidoreductase: MAQKVIVITGASDGIGRAAARRLSADGHHVVLVGRSPQKTQALADELGAPHHLVDFADLASVRELAADLATRHPHIDVLANNAGGVFGKERTVTRDGHETTFQVNYLAPFLLTQELMPTLVASRATVVNTSSLANRLFARFDIDDLESERRYRPVRAYGNAKLAQILFTKELERRHGDEGVTSTAFHPGAIATNFSAEHGSGMSGLYRWRLRDLVLASPEQGAETLVHLAEGEPGVDYPTGRYFAKSKPARASRRADDADLARELWDRSLAMLDEVPAGS; encoded by the coding sequence GTGGCGCAGAAGGTCATCGTCATCACCGGCGCAAGCGACGGCATCGGGCGCGCCGCGGCCCGCAGGCTCAGTGCAGACGGCCACCACGTCGTGCTCGTCGGGCGCTCGCCGCAGAAGACGCAGGCGCTCGCCGACGAACTCGGCGCCCCGCACCACCTCGTCGACTTCGCCGACCTGGCCTCGGTGCGCGAGCTCGCCGCAGACCTCGCGACGCGGCATCCGCACATCGACGTGCTCGCGAACAACGCCGGCGGCGTGTTCGGCAAGGAGCGCACCGTGACCCGCGACGGGCACGAGACGACGTTCCAGGTGAACTACCTCGCACCGTTCCTGCTCACGCAGGAGCTCATGCCGACGCTCGTCGCCTCGCGGGCCACGGTCGTCAACACCTCGAGCCTCGCCAACCGGCTGTTCGCGCGGTTCGACATCGACGACCTCGAGTCCGAGCGCCGCTATCGGCCGGTGCGCGCCTACGGCAACGCGAAGCTGGCCCAGATCCTCTTCACGAAGGAGCTCGAGCGGCGCCACGGCGACGAGGGCGTGACGTCGACGGCGTTCCATCCGGGCGCGATCGCCACGAACTTCTCGGCCGAGCACGGCTCCGGCATGTCGGGGCTGTACCGCTGGCGGCTGCGCGACCTCGTGCTCGCCTCGCCCGAGCAGGGCGCCGAGACGCTCGTGCACCTCGCCGAGGGCGAGCCCGGCGTCGACTACCCGACGGGCCGCTACTTCGCGAAGTCGAAGCCCGCGCGGGCGAGCCGTCGCGCCGACGACGCCGACCTCGCCCGCGAGCTGTGGGATCGCTCGCTGGCGATGCTCGACGAGGTGCCCGCCGGGTCCTGA